A genomic region of Oncorhynchus mykiss isolate Arlee chromosome 2, USDA_OmykA_1.1, whole genome shotgun sequence contains the following coding sequences:
- the LOC118939553 gene encoding uncharacterized protein LOC118939553 has protein sequence MMLLCIPLLLICKRSRQSPNKRQKDTAEFIVTDEALFQEEDNVYANKAMLDEALGPNRTVDREIDDTDILHYANLNFSKLQAKVAKQGEGEGEIRGVASKPAEYAVIRLHSTGSIEGGAGKKEANPALEQGDHAEDHGAKVLEETQAGHKSDGEEEVAKDSALPKLQGMTNSALSVQESTEAPLGQSEQHNTAETTVDEVTLLSE, from the exons ATGATGCTCCTATGTATCCCACTGCTTCTCATCTGCAA GAGATCCAGGCAATCACCAAACAAAAGACAGAAGGACACAGCAGAGTTCATAGTGACTGATGAG GCCCTCTTTCAGGAAGAGGACAATgtctatgccaataaagccatgcTGGATGAGGCCCTCGGGCCCAACAGGACAGTGGACAGGGAAATTGACGACACAGACATACTCCACTACGCCAACTTGAACTTCTCCAAACTCCAGGCCAAGGTGGCCaagcagggggagggggagggagagatcagGGGAGTCGCCTCCAAACCGGCAGAGTACGCAGTGATCCGTCTGCACTCCACAGGTAGTATcgagggaggggctgggaagaaGGAGGCCAATCCTGCTCTGGAGCAGGGGGATCACGCTGAAGACCATGGAGCGAAAGTCTTAGAAGAAACTCAGGCAGGGCACAAGAGTGATGGGGAAGAAGAAGTTGCAAAGGATTCTGCGCTGCCAAAGCTACAGGGCATGACTAATTCTGCCCTCAGTGTCCAGGAGTCTACAGAGGCTCCATTGGGACAATCTGAGCAGCACAACACAGCAGAAACCACTGTGGATGAGGTGACACTGCTTTCTGAGTAG
- the LOC110534863 gene encoding myelin-associated glycoprotein-like, with translation MGSMDRQTNTTVEKCIIHCFLPDPPKNTSVSVSPSSSVAEGSSVALTCSSNANPAVNNYTWYRVEGWEKDIVGSEENLNIFNVTRLSNEQYYCEAQNVHGLQNSEAINIDVTFASEIQNTSRCIRISATSQIRCFCDSFGNPAPTVVWQLAGESVNHSTNTIIREEPMGRAGLRSSLTIRQSQEEEIPSLVCLSSNMDGFDSFSFNLTSMETYEVQKNTR, from the exons ATGGGAAGTATGGATAGGCAGACTAACACCACTGTTGAGAAGTGTATAATACACTGTTTTCTTCCAGATCCCCCCAAGAAcacctcagtgtcagtcagtccctctagCTCAGTAGCAGAGGGCAGctctgtggctctgacctgcagCAGCAATGCCAACCCAGCAGTGAATAACTACACCTGGTACAGAGTTGAGGGATGGGAGAAGGACATTGTAGGGTCTGAAGAGAACCTCAACATCTTCAATGTAACCAGGCTTTCAAATGAACAGTACTACTGTGAGGCTCAGAATGTCCATGGACTGCAGAACTCTGAGGCCATCAATATCGATGTgacat TTGCTTCAGAGATCCAGAACACCTCTCGCTGCATCAGGATTTCAGCTACATCTCAGATCAGATGTTTCTGTGATAGCTTTGGAAACCCTGCTCCCACAGTGGTGTGGCAATTGGCTGGAGAGTCTGTCAATCACTCCACTAACACCATCATCAGGGAGGAGCCAATGGGCCGAGCCGGGCTGAGGAGCTCCCTCACCATCCGCCAATCACAGGAAGAGGAAATACCGAGTCTGGTCTGCCTCAGCTCCAACATGGATGGTTTTGACAGCTTCTCATTTAACTTAACATCAATGGAAACATATGAAG TTCAAAAGAATACAAGATAA